Sequence from the Rhodococcoides fascians A25f genome:
GATCACCGACAAGGTAGCCGAGCTGACCAGCTCCGACACGTGGCGCGCGTACCTCGACCACGTGGCCTCGTTCCACTCCTACAGCACTGGCAGGGTTGCCGTATTCGATCCTCCGAATAGCGGGACTCAGGAGTCGCGGTCGGCGG
This genomic interval carries:
- a CDS encoding lipase chaperone; its protein translation is MASRTKTSTADKAEARRELAASLHASITDKVAELTSSDTWRAYLDHVASFHSYSTGRVAVFDPPNSGTQESRSAA